The Bacteroidales bacterium genome has a segment encoding these proteins:
- a CDS encoding helix-turn-helix transcriptional regulator — translation MKKQLSLGKQIMLARQQNKLSQVELANKCNLYVRTIQRIENEEVNPRLYTLRIIGETLGVTLMNEIEIEDESRELIKLRSTFEKRKQIRIYTFAFAMFLFAAALLLCLSGIARHSWAPFFYILFFLDLIVIVIIWRCPGCNGLLGDFFNIKYCSKCGLKFYSEKSNL, via the coding sequence ATGAAAAAGCAATTATCATTAGGTAAGCAAATTATGCTTGCCAGGCAACAGAATAAATTATCGCAAGTTGAATTAGCAAATAAATGCAATTTATATGTCCGCACAATCCAACGCATCGAAAATGAAGAAGTTAATCCAAGACTATATACTCTTAGAATAATCGGTGAAACGCTTGGGGTAACGTTGATGAATGAAATTGAAATTGAAGACGAAAGCAGGGAATTAATAAAACTCAGAAGTACATTTGAGAAGAGAAAACAAATACGCATTTACACATTTGCATTCGCTATGTTTTTATTCGCTGCTGCCTTGTTACTTTGCCTATCTGGAATAGCAAGGCATAGTTGGGCTCCTTTTTTCTATATATTATTTTTTTTAGACCTGATAGTCATTGTCATAATCTGGAGATGCCCCGGATGCAATGGGTTATTAGGTGATTTTTTTAATATAAAGTATTGTTCTAAGTGTGGGTTAAAATTTTATAGTGAAAAGTCTAATCTTTAA